The sequence below is a genomic window from Sorangiineae bacterium MSr12523.
AAGAGAAGCCATCCACCGAGCCCCGTCACCTCGGGGAGATTCAGCGCCACGAGCGTCAGCGCCAGATGCGCCGCGCCACCGACGGAGACGCAGAGCGGACGCCAGCGATTCGACGGAAGCGCGATCACCAGGAGCGCGAACGCGAGAGGGACGAGAACGAGCGCGAGTGCCATCGTTCATTCCTTGAGGCGAGAGAGCTCCGTCGTATCGAGAGACGCGAACTCGAGGTTGATTTGATAAATCATGATTCCCATGATGAAGATGCCGACCAGCAGATCGAGCAGCACGCCGACCTCCACGAGGAACGGGATGGCTTCGACCAGCGTCAGCCCCATGATGAAGATTCCGTTTTCCAAAATCAGATAACCAGCGACTTGCGTTATCGTCTTACGCCGCGTGGTCAGGATGATGAACCCCGTGAGCACGGTCGCGAGCGATGCGGGGATGAGGAGCGAGCCGACGTGTTCTTCGGCCAGAGGAAGAGTACGCGCAAAAAGGATGGCCAGCGCGGTGGCCACCGCACCGGCGAAAAGCGAAGGGATATAGCCAATGAAGGGCTCGACCTCGCGCCGTATGGCCACGTCACGCATGGCCCGCGCGAGAAGCCACGGAATGATGAAGCCTTTGATCAACGCAGCGCCCGCAGCAATGAGGATGGGTTGCGCGCTGAAGGTTCGATGGACCAACACGGCCAGGGCGCCCAAGAGCACGCCCTGAAGAGCCGTGGCATTGATGATGGCGTGGAGGCGACTCGTCCCAAGTGCGAAGAAGTTCAGGAGCAAGACGATCACAAGCAGCGCATCGACGGCATTGGACATGGCGTTTACCTCGCGAGCAGGATGATTCCGAATCCGGACAGAAGGCACGCCGCGACGAGAAGGCTCGGCACTTGCCGCAGGCGCAAGCGTGCCATCACCGATTCGACGACGCCGATGACGACCGACAGCACCAGCATTCCGGCGAGGAACACGCCCCAATCGCCCCATGCGTTGCCCGTGCTGCCGGGGATCGCGAGCTCCACGACGACGGCACCGAGAACGAACAGCTTGAGCGCCGCGCCGTAGAGGATGAGGCCGAAGGCGGGGCCACTGTGGTCGAGGACCATCACCTCGTGGATCATGGTGAGCTCGAGGTGCGTGTTGGGATCGTCGAACGGGATGCGGCAGTTCTCGGCCAGGAGAACGATGAAGAGGCTTGCCAGAACGAGAACGATCGAGGCCCCCGTGCCGCTCGATCCGGTGGAAGCGCTCAGCATCGTTCCCAGCGACAGAGAGCCCGACTGCTTGACCAAGACGAGGAAGCCGAGAAACAGCGCCGGCTCCGCAAGGCACGAGAACGTGGCCTCGCGGGCGCCGCCCATGCCCTCGAACGCCGAACCCGTGTCGAGCGCAGCGGAGACGGTAAAAAAACGCGCGAGACCGAAAAGGTACGCGAAAAAGACAAGGTCGCCGGTAAACGACACGGGTGCGGCATGGTTGCCCAGCGGGATGAGGAGCGACGCCAGCGCCGCGGTGACCACGCCCACGATGGGGCTCACGCGGAAGAGCCATGTGGTGGTCGTGCTAAAGACGGACCCCTTGCGAAACAATCGGGCGAGGTCGTAATACGGCTGAAGAAACGGCGCGCCGACACGTCCCGCGAAAGCGGCCTTCGTCTTCGTGATGACGCCCAGAAGCAGCGGCGGAAGCAGCGCCGTCATCAGGATATGAATCAGGGTATGAACAGTTGGCGCGGACATGGCTTTCACCGCCAGAGAAGTACGGCGAGGATGAGGGTGACGAGGACGTACAGGATGTAGAGCTGGGCGTTGCCGTGTTGGACCCAACGGAACCACACGAGAAGGCGGCCGACGTGCCGCGAGGCAGGAAGTACGGCGCGGTCGAGAACCACGTCGGCCACCTCGCTGTGAAAACGGGTGGCAGCGGGAAAGATCGCTGCGTGCCCCGCGGGGTGCACACGCGGGCGAAGCGCCCACGAAAAGAGCTCCACGAGGAACTCCGCGAACGACGAAGCCGTGTACTGCATGCGCCCCGAGGGGGCCGCGTAGCCGCAATCCCACGTCACTTTGCCATCGACCCTGGAGGGGCGCGTCACCCACGCAAAGAGCGCAGCCCCGGCCGCGATCAAGGCAACGAGTGCCGCCCCCGCGACGCTGAGCCATCCCAAGGGTGCAAGGCCGCGGAGCGGGCGGAGATCGCTCGCGATGTCCGGTGCCCATGCGGCCATCGCATGATCGAGCACCGGGGCGA
It includes:
- a CDS encoding NADH-quinone oxidoreductase subunit H, whose product is MSAPTVHTLIHILMTALLPPLLLGVITKTKAAFAGRVGAPFLQPYYDLARLFRKGSVFSTTTTWLFRVSPIVGVVTAALASLLIPLGNHAAPVSFTGDLVFFAYLFGLARFFTVSAALDTGSAFEGMGGAREATFSCLAEPALFLGFLVLVKQSGSLSLGTMLSASTGSSGTGASIVLVLASLFIVLLAENCRIPFDDPNTHLELTMIHEVMVLDHSGPAFGLILYGAALKLFVLGAVVVELAIPGSTGNAWGDWGVFLAGMLVLSVVIGVVESVMARLRLRQVPSLLVAACLLSGFGIILLAR
- a CDS encoding hydrogenase, with amino-acid sequence MSNAVDALLVIVLLLNFFALGTSRLHAIINATALQGVLLGALAVLVHRTFSAQPILIAAGAALIKGFIIPWLLARAMRDVAIRREVEPFIGYIPSLFAGAVATALAILFARTLPLAEEHVGSLLIPASLATVLTGFIILTTRRKTITQVAGYLILENGIFIMGLTLVEAIPFLVEVGVLLDLLVGIFIMGIMIYQINLEFASLDTTELSRLKE